From Erigeron canadensis isolate Cc75 chromosome 8, C_canadensis_v1, whole genome shotgun sequence, one genomic window encodes:
- the LOC122610057 gene encoding PLAT domain-containing protein 3-like, which yields MATFKVNVLLFITLFMIISVVRSDDPDCVYTVYVRTGSIIKAGTDSNMTLTLYDAAGYGIRIKNLEAWGGLMGPGYNYFERSNLDIFSGKGPCLTGPPCEMNITSDGTGSHHGWYCNYIEVTTTGAHIPCAQQSFTVEQWLATDTSPYELTAVRDYCGVSDNGDKRRVIRESGSSLRSVV from the exons ATGGCTACATTCAAAGTCAACGTTCTCTTATTCATCACTCTTTTCATGATCATCTCCGTCGTCAGATCT GATGATCCAGATTGTGTGTACACTGTCTACGTGAGAACCGGATCCATCATAAAAGCCGGAACGGATTCAAACATGACATTAACACTATACGATGCTGCAGGGTATGGAATCCGAATCAAAAACTTAGAGGCATGGGGAGGTTTAATGGGGCCCGGATACAACTATTTTGAAAGGAGTAATTTAGATATATTTAGCGGAAAAGGTCCTTGTTTGACAGGGCCACCATGTGAAATGAATATTACTTCAGATGGCACTGGATCGCACCACGGTTGGTACTGTAACTATATTGAAGTTACTACAACCGGGGCGCATATTCCATGTGCCCAACAGAGTTTTACTGTTGAACAATGGCTTGCTACCGATACTTCGCCTTATGAACTTACTGCTGTTAGGGATTATTGTGGTGTATCTGATAATGGTGACAAGAGACGTGTGATTCGTGAGTCTGGTTCCTCGTTACGTTCTGTAGTTTGA
- the LOC122610056 gene encoding RNA cytosine-C(5)-methyltransferase NSUN2-like, producing MGGRGRSRRTQRKHFRDGRENVWKNNDSNKQENQENNNNGNNNGPVHWQPFAIENAAFDAYYKEQGIVHPDEWDTFIEYLRKPLPSAFRINSSSQFCADLKSQLENEFTKDLQGTDENEAEGIKSLPWYPDNFAWQSSFSRMQLRKNKNLERFHEFLKQENEIGNITRQEAVSMVPPLFLDVHQDHFVLDMCAAPGSKTFQLLEMIHQKSEVGTLPTGMIIANDVDVQRCNLLIHQTKRMCTSNLAVTNHEAQHFPSCHMKKNNLNASELGLTELLFDRVLCDVPCSGDGTLRKAPDIWRKWSVGMANGVHCLQLQIAMRGLALLKTGGKMVYSTCSMNPVENEAVVSEILRRCGDSVELVDVSTELPQLVRRPGLKSWKVRDKGVWLASHKDACKHGRSGIVPSMFPSGQVYVDTSDIAQKDCEDGCHVDDEREPSDVLVTEVSSLPLERCMRIVPHDQNTGAFFIAVLHKISPLPAIQTKSTKHSHENHSGIDENTKLAVNDVENDDNGMDADVLDMRNEESVEATVDADVINNVSDESGLESNPSKRHKVSEPEQVQPPNKVQSRAEKANDKRKLQVQGKWYGVDPIVFFKDDAILTNIKEFYGICESFPFSHHLITRNKDTNHVKRIYYVSQSVKNVVELNFLAGEQLKITSIGLKMFERQTSKEGTSSPCVFRISSEGLPLLLPYMTKQIACASPVDFKHLLQYKSIKFPDFVDNGFRDKLSALSLGCCVVVLNKGDEGSSDPPKIDKSTIAIGCWKGRASLSVMVTAIDCQEMLERLLIRLGTDKGSLPENSKIADGDELIKVVDTEVKQDSETITVGAAV from the exons atgggagGCAGAGGGAGGTCTAGAAGAACTCAGAGAAAACATTTTCGTGATGGTAGAGAAAATGTTTGGAAAAACAACGACAGTaataaacaagaaaatcaagaaaacaaCAACAATGGAAACAACAACGGACCTGTTCACTGGCAGCCTTTTGCCATTGAAAATGCTGCTTTTGATGCTTACTATAAG gaACAAGGAATCGTGCATCCGGACGAGTGGGATACGTTTATCGAATATTTGCGGAAGCCACTTCCTTCTGCTTTCAGGATCAATTCTAG TAGCCAATTCTGTGCCGATCTCAAGTCACAACTCGAGAATGAGTTTACGAAAGATCTTCAG GGTACAGATGAGAATGAAGCAGAGGGCATAAAGTCATTGCCTTGGTACCCTGATAATTTTGCTTGGCAGTCAAGTTTTTCACGGATGCAGCTTAGAAAGAACAAGAATCTTGAGAG GTTTCATGAGTTCTTAAAgcaagaaaatgaaattggaaACATCACTAGGCAGGAGGCTGTTAGCATG GTACCTCCATTATTTCTGGATGTACATCAAGATCATTTTGTTCTTGACA TGTGTGCAGCACCAGGctcaaaaacttttcaattACTTGAAATGATACACCAGAAGTCAGAAGTTGGAACTTTACCTACTGGAATG ATTATTGCAAATGATGTTGATGTTCAACGGTGTAATCTTCTTATTCATCAAACAAAGAGAATGTGCACGTCCAACTTGGCTGTCACTAATCATGAAGCCCAACATTTCCCTAGCTGTCATATGAAAAAGAATAACTTGAATGCTTCTGAGTTGGGTTTGACTGAACTTTTATTTGATCGTGTCTTGTGTGATGTCCCATGCAGTGGCGATGGTACTCTGCGCAAGGCTCCTGATATTTGGAGAAAATG GAGCGTTGGTATGGCTAATGGTGTCCATTGTCTACAACTTCAGATTGCGATGAGAG GTTTGGCGCTGCTTAAAACTGGTGGAAAAATGGTTTACTCGACTTGCTCTATGAATCCCGTGGAAAACGAGGCTGTAGTTTCTGAG ATACTGAGGAGGTGTGGAGACTCTGTTGAGCTTGTTGATGTATCAACGGAGCTTCCTCAACTTGTTCGTAGGCCGGGTCTGAAAAGTTGGAAG GTTCGAGACAAAGGCGTGTGGTTAGCTTCACATAAAGATGCTTGCAAACATGGAAGATCTGGGATTGTTCCCAGCATGTTTCCTTCTGGCCAAGTTTATGTAGACACATCCGACATTGCACAAAAAGATTGTGAAGATGGTTGTCATGTAGATGATGAGAGGGAACCAAGTGATGTTTTGGTGACTGAAGTTTCATCTCTTCCATTAGAACGTTGCATGCGTATAGTGCCCCATGATCAGAACACTGGAGCCTTTTTTATTGCTGTTCTGCACAAAATATCTCCGTTGCCAG CAATACAGACAAAGTCAACCAAACATTCCCATGAGAATCATTCTGGTATTGATGAAAACACAAAACTAGCAGTGAATgatgttgaaaatgatgataatggAATGGATGCTGATGTATTAGATATGAGAAATGAAGAATCTGTAGAAGCAACAGTTGATGCTGATGTAATCAATAATGTATCTGATGAAAGTGGTTTAGAAAGTAATCCAAGTAAAAGACATAAAGTATCCGAACCCGAGCAAGTCCAACCTCCAAATAAAGTACAATCTCGTGCAGAGAAGGCTAATGACAAGAGAAAGTTGCAGGTTCAAGGCAAGTGGTATGGAGTCGACCCTATTGTGTTTTTCAAGGATGATGCTATTCTAACCAATATCAAGGAGTTTTATGGTATTTGTGAATCATTTCCGTTTAGTCATCACCTTATAACACGAAATAAGGATACCAATCATGTGAAGAGGATCTACTATGTATCACAATCAGTAAAAAATGTTGTAGAACTCAACTTCCTAGCCGGAGAGCAACTCAAGATTACTTCTATTGGTTTAAAGATGTTT GAAAGGCAAACTTCGAAAGAAGGAACTTCCTCGCCTTGTGTATTTAGAATATCTTCGGAAGGTTTGCCGTTGCTTCTTCCATATATGACCAAACAGATAGCTTGTGCAAGTCCGGTGGATTTCAAGCATTTACTGCAATACAAATCCATCAAGTTTCCAGATTTTGTTGATAATGGATTTCGTGATAAGCTTTCTGCACTTTCTTTGGGATGCTGTGTGGTAGTACTTAACAAAG GTGATGAGGGCTCATCAGATCCGCCTAAAATCGATAAATCAACAATTGCTATTGGTTGCTGGAAAGGACGTGCTAGTTTATCAGTTATGGTGACAGCAATAGACTGTCAGGAAATGTTGGAAAGGTTGTTGATCCGGTTAGGAACGGATAAGGGATCTTTGCCAGAGAATAGTAAGATTGCTGATGGTGACGAGTTGATAAAAGTTGTTGATACTGAAGTGAAACAAGATTCGGAAACCATAACTGTGGGAGCTGCTGTTTGA